Within the Marinobacter qingdaonensis genome, the region GTTGCGGCATCGCCGGCATCCCAGGTCAGCAGGCTGACCCGATCATGGGTGTGCAGCGCCGTCGGCGCCCGATCCGGATGCCGACACAACCCCACCAACTGACACTCGGGGTAGTCCCTGAGGATGGCCTCGGCCAGGGCCGTTCCAATGGCGCCGGACACGCCGGCAATGACCACTCGCTTCATAGTTCCTCCACGGTTCGCCGTCTTGGTCGGGCCCATCGGCCCGTCCCTACTGAGGAATACGAAATATTTATCGGCTAGACCGGCGCGCCTGGTGAACCGGAAAATTTAAACGGCCGTATGAATCGACTGTTCCATTTGCACAACGGATATCGGGTGCCCCACCCGATGCCGCACCAACAAAGCACAGTGAGGAGAGTACTCCATGCAATATCAGGCGCCTGCGAACGACCTTCGCTTTCTGTTGTTTGATGTCCTGGGTGTAGACCAACTCCACAATCTGCCGCCCTACGCCGATGCCACCCCGGACCTGATCTCGGCGGTGATCGACGAGGCCGGCAAGCTGGCGGCCGAGGTCATTCAGCCCACCAATCAGATCGGTGATCGCCAGGGCTGCAGCTACGACCCCGAGACGCATTCGGTCACCACGCCCGAGGGCTTCAAGGAGGCGTACCGGAAATTCGTGGAGGGTGGCTGGACCGCGCTGGATGCGCCCCTGGCATTCGGTGGTCAGGGTCTGCCGCACACCCTGAAGTTCGTGGTGGACGAAATGGTGTGTTCCACCAACCTGTCACTGGGCATGTATCCAGGCCTGACCCACGGCGCCATCAGCGCGCTGCACGCCCACGGCTCGGACCAACTGAAGCAGACCTACCTGGAGAAGCTGATCTCCGGTGAGTGGACCGGAACCATGTGCCTGACCGAGCCCCAGTGCGGCACCGACCTGGGCCTGATCCGGACCCGCGCAACGCCGAACGAGGACGGCAGTTACGCCATCGAGGGTACCAAGATCTGGATCACCGGGGGTGAGCACGATCTGGTCGACAACATCGTGCATCTGGTGCTGGCCAAGCTGCCGGGCGCACCGGACACCACCAAGGGCATTTCCCTGTTCGTGGTGCCCAAGTTCCTGCCCGACACCGGCGAGCGCAACCCGGCCCTGTGTGGGGGGCTGGAACACAAGATGGGGATCAAGGGCTCCGCCACCTGCGTGATGAATTTCGAAGGCGCCAAAGGCTGGCTGGTGGGTGAAGCCAACGACGGCATGCGGGCCATGTTCACCATGATGAACGAGGCCCGCCTGATGGTCGGCATGCAGGGCCTGGGTCTGGCCGAGATGGCCTACCAGGAGAGCCTCGGCTTCGCCCGGGAGCGGCTGCAGAGCCGGTCCCTGAGTGGTCCCAAGAATCCCGATGGCCCGGCCGACCCGATCCTTGTGCATCCGGACGTGCGCCGCATGCTGATGCGCCAGAAGGTGCTGAACGAGGGCATGCGGGCCCTGGCGCTGTTCACCGGCCATCAGCTCGACCTGTCCGTGGCGCACACTGATGAAGCCGTGCGCGAATCCGCCGACGACCTGGTGCAACTGCTGACCCCGGTGGTCAAAGCCTTCCTGACCGACGAAGGCTTCAACAACGCCAACACCGGTCTGCAGGTGCTGGGCGGCTCCGGCTTCACCACCGACTGGCCGCTGGAGCAACTGGTGCGGGATGGTCGCATCGCCCGCATCTACGAAGGCACCAACGGCATCCAGGCGATGGACCTGGTGGGCCGCAAACTGGGTCTGAAAGGCGGCCAGCTGGTCCGGACCCTGTTCGGGGTGCTCACCGGGTACCTCAAGGACCACCCGGAAGCGCCGCATCGGGAATCCTTGAAAGGAGCGATCAGCGCTCTGGAAGAAGCCACCATGTGGCTGGCCAGCAACGCGCCCAAGGACCCGGAACAGGCCGGCGCCGCCGCCACCCCCTACCTGCGGCTGATGGCGCTGACGGTGATCGGCTACCTCTGGTCCCGGATGGCCGGTGTCGCCGAGGCCCAGCTGGCGGCCGGCGACGGCAACACGCCGCTGCTGGAGGGCAAGCAGGTATCGGCCCGGTTCTACTTCGAGAAACTGCTGCCGGAAATCCACTGGCTGCTGGCCGACATCAAGACCGGCAAGGACAGCCTGATGGCCTTTGACGACGACCACTGGGCCGCCTGACGCCCATCCTGGCCGGGAACCCCGGCCGCCGATGCAAAGCCACGCCCTGCGTGGCTTTCGCATTTTTCAGTCCAGCCCGGCTCTGAGTTACAATTGCCCGCTTCGATTCAGAACGGTCCGGCAGCGTCCGGACCCCAGCGGAGGCCGCATGAACGCCGACGATTACGCATTCCGCTTCGGCGGCATTGAACGACTCTACGGACGACGCGCCCTGGAGGCCTTCCGGTCCGCCCACATCGCCATCGTCGGGCTCGGCGGCGTCGGCTCCTGGGCCGCCGAAGCCCTGGCCCGCAGCGGCGTGGGCACGATCACCCTGATCGACATGGACGACATCTGCGTGTCCAACACCAACCGCCAACTGCACGCCCTGGAAACCCAGTACGGCCGGACCAAGACCGACGCCATGGCCGAACGCCTGCGGGCCATCAATCCGCACGCCGATATCCGGGTGCATTTCGGGTTCCTGACCACCAAGAACGTCGGTGACCTGATCACCACCGACATGAGCGGCGTGGTCGATGCCATCGACAGCGTCAAGGCCAAGGCCGCGCTGATTGCCCATTGCCAGCGCCGCAAGCTGCCCATCGTCTGCGCCGGGGGCGCCGGCGGGCAAATGGACCCGACCCAGATCCAGGTCGCGGACCTGAGCAAAACCACCCAGGACCCCCTGCTGGCCAAGGTCCGCAACCTCCTGCGCCGGGAATACGGTTTCTCCCGCAACCCCAAGCGCCGGTTCGGCGTAGAGGCCGTATACTCCCTCGAGCAGCTGACGTATCCTGCCGGTGACGGCGAGG harbors:
- a CDS encoding acyl-CoA dehydrogenase C-terminal domain-containing protein yields the protein MQYQAPANDLRFLLFDVLGVDQLHNLPPYADATPDLISAVIDEAGKLAAEVIQPTNQIGDRQGCSYDPETHSVTTPEGFKEAYRKFVEGGWTALDAPLAFGGQGLPHTLKFVVDEMVCSTNLSLGMYPGLTHGAISALHAHGSDQLKQTYLEKLISGEWTGTMCLTEPQCGTDLGLIRTRATPNEDGSYAIEGTKIWITGGEHDLVDNIVHLVLAKLPGAPDTTKGISLFVVPKFLPDTGERNPALCGGLEHKMGIKGSATCVMNFEGAKGWLVGEANDGMRAMFTMMNEARLMVGMQGLGLAEMAYQESLGFARERLQSRSLSGPKNPDGPADPILVHPDVRRMLMRQKVLNEGMRALALFTGHQLDLSVAHTDEAVRESADDLVQLLTPVVKAFLTDEGFNNANTGLQVLGGSGFTTDWPLEQLVRDGRIARIYEGTNGIQAMDLVGRKLGLKGGQLVRTLFGVLTGYLKDHPEAPHRESLKGAISALEEATMWLASNAPKDPEQAGAAATPYLRLMALTVIGYLWSRMAGVAEAQLAAGDGNTPLLEGKQVSARFYFEKLLPEIHWLLADIKTGKDSLMAFDDDHWAA
- the tcdA gene encoding tRNA cyclic N6-threonylcarbamoyladenosine(37) synthase TcdA — translated: MNADDYAFRFGGIERLYGRRALEAFRSAHIAIVGLGGVGSWAAEALARSGVGTITLIDMDDICVSNTNRQLHALETQYGRTKTDAMAERLRAINPHADIRVHFGFLTTKNVGDLITTDMSGVVDAIDSVKAKAALIAHCQRRKLPIVCAGGAGGQMDPTQIQVADLSKTTQDPLLAKVRNLLRREYGFSRNPKRRFGVEAVYSLEQLTYPAGDGEVCLQKPSTDGPVRLDCASGFGAASPVTASFGFFAASRLLNRLARRANQ